Proteins from a genomic interval of Lycium ferocissimum isolate CSIRO_LF1 chromosome 2, AGI_CSIRO_Lferr_CH_V1, whole genome shotgun sequence:
- the LOC132045431 gene encoding CBS domain-containing protein CBSX5-like, translated as MAVSFLNREVSDLCLGKPALKPIPAKATVSEALTTLKKSGETHVSVWSCDHTRKVLEEGGEDSVCRCVGKICMVDVILFLCKEENLRDPSKALETPVDKILPIGNSIVRHLDPNSSLLEAIDYILEGAQNLVIPIQNYRSTPSRKKLLSKASSLSPTNHNGVEYCWLMQEDIVRFLLNSIGVFSPMPTFTIESVNIINHDMMTVSYHDPAISSLDAITRAYIEQSSVAVVDEDNRLIGEISPFTLAYCDETVAAAIATLSAGDLMTYIDYGGPPEDLIELVKTRLQEKKLGAMVELIDEEFSLSSSSSSASSCSSDDESGSSKVNVLGRYSSARRSEAITCYPWSSLVAVMIQALAHRANSIWVMDEAHNLIGVVTFKGILEVFRSIANARRKPERENTSKQ; from the exons ATGGCAGTAAGTTTTTTGAATCGTGAGGTATCTGACCTGTGTTTAGGTAAGCCGGCTTTAAAGCCAATTCCGGCTAAAGCCACTGTATCTGAGGCGTTGACCACTTTGAAAAAATCCGGTGAGACTCATGTAAGTGTTTGGAGTTGTGACCATACTAGGAAGGTTCTAGAAGAAGGTGGAGAGGATTCGGTGTGTCGCTGTGTAGGGAAGATCTGTATGGTTGATGtgattctatttttatgtaaaGAAGAGAATTTGAGGGATCCTTCTAAGGCTCTTGAGACACCTGTGGACAAGATTTTGCCTATAGGGAATTCTATTGTCAGGCATTTGGATCCTAATTCAAG CTTGCTGGAAGCCATTGATTACATTCTTGAAGGTGCCCAGAACTTGGTTATACCAATTCAAAACTACAGGAGCACCCCTTCGAGAAAAAAGCTTTTGAGTAAAGCATCATCTCTGAGTCCCACAAATCACAACGGTGTTGAATACTGCTGGCTAATGCAGGAAGACATTGTCCGGTTCCTTCTGAACTCCATTGGAGTCTTCTCTCCTATGCCCACTTTTACAATTGAATCAGTCAACATCATAAATCACGACATGATGACTGTTAGCTATCATGACCCTGCAATCTCTTCCTTGGATGCCATTACTCGAGCGTATATTGAGCAGAGCTCTGTTGCAGTTGTCGATGAAGACAACCGATTGATTGGTGAAATCTCTCCCTTCACTCTGGCCTACTGTGATGAGACCGTTGCAGCAGCAATTGCGACCCTTTCAGCTGGTGATCTCATGACTTACATTGACTATGGTGGTCCTCCAGAGGACTTGATCGAGTTGGTCAAGACGAGGTTACAAGAAAAGAAACTTGGGGCAATGGTGGAACTAATAGATGAAGAGTTTTCACTgtcttcatcatcatcttctgcTTCGAGTTGTTCTTCAGATGATGAATCAGGCTCAAGCAAAGTTAATGTGCTAGGTCGATATTCTTCAGCAAGAAGATCTGAGGCCATTACTTGTTATCCATGGAGTTCATTGGTGGCTGTGATGATTCAAGCTCTTGCGCATCGTGCTAATTCCATTTGGGTCATGGATGAGGCTCATAATTTGATCGGAGTTGTAACATTTAAAGGAATTCTGGAAGTTTTCAGGAGTATTGCTAATGCGAGGCGTAAACCAGAAAGGGAGAATACATCAAAGCAATAA